The following DNA comes from Acholeplasma equirhinis.
TCATAGTACTGCTTAGAAATTGATTGTAACCCACCAATAAAGACTAGAATCTTAAATGGTAATGCATTCCAAATATTATATAGTAAGACTACAAACATCCATCGTTCAAAAGGTGCAGATTCTCCGACCCAGTCTAAATTCAAATTAAAGATTGTATTAACCAATCCTTCCGGTAGTAAGCCTTGCACACTAGAGTGAGTAAACATTACTGAGAATACCATACCAATTGCAAGTGTATTCGTAACATATGGAATGAAGAATATTGTTTGGAATACTTTTTGTAATGGTTTGATTGAATTAAGTGCAACAGCGATTAGAATAGCCAAGATAGTTGAGATAGGCACTGATACGAAAACAATAATCATCGTATTGCCTAGGGCACCTAAGAAGAATCTATCACCTAGCACATGCTGATATGCCATTAAGTCAAAGAACTTACCGAAATCATCTGTGAGTGAATTATATTGGGTAAATAATGAAATCAATACAGTTTTGACTAATGGATAGAATGTAAATACTATTAAAAGGAACAGTGGAATGGCTAGATAGAGCCATGCAATCCTATCTTTCTTATAGTCTAACATTATGCAATTCTCCTACCAGTCTCTTTATCAAAGATAAATGTTTTACGTGGTTTTAGGTTGAAATTAACAGTTTTCTTACCATTTAAGTTAACTTCATCGTTATTTAGAATAATTCTCATTGATTCAGAAATTGCATTTTTATGTGATGATACAAGTGCTAAGTCACGGCCAATTGTTTCAACAAATAATGCATCAACTGTTAATTTGCCATCTTCAGCAAGTTCATATCCTTCAGGTCTAACACCAACGACCACTTCTTTTGCATTTGAATCTTTAAGTTTAGCAGATTCAAAGACAGCTTTTCCGTCGATCATGACTTTAGTACCATCTAAAGTTGCATTGTAAAGGTTGATTGGTGGTGTACCTAAGAATTTAGCAACGAATAAGTTTTCTGGTTGGTCATAAACTTCTTGTGGTTGACCTTTTTGTTGTTCTTCACCGAAGTTCATTAAGATAATTTCATCAGAAATTGACATTGCTTCTTCTTGGTCATGGGTTACGAATACTGTTGTAATTCCAGTTTCTTTTTGAATACGTTTAATTTCTTCACGAGTTTGTAAACGAAGACGCGCATCTAAGTTTGATAGTGGTTCATCAAGTAATAATACTTTTGGTTTCTTAACAAGCGCACGTGCAATTGCAACACGTTGTTGTTGACCACCTGATAATTGAGCAGGTTTCTTGTCTAATTGATCTTCAATACCAACAAGTTTAGCCATTTCAATTGCTTGTTCATTCATATATTTCTTATAGTTCTTGGATTTGGCTTCATGAACGAGTTTAACGCTCTCTGGCATCATTGCATCAAGTTTAACTTGGATCTTAGCTTTACGCTTAATTGGATCTGTTTCTTCTGCAACAACCTTAGCGACGATTTCTTTTTTATCTTCATTAAATTTAGCTTCTACAGCATTGTATTTAGCTTGAATAGTCTTTAATAAAGTATCTAATCCTTCCGGAGTGATTTCTTGTTTAGCTAGTGCATAATCAACTTCAAATTGAGCAATCTTTGATTTATGGTTTGCTTTAATTTCAAGTACTTCAGCTTTATATGCTGTTTTAGCGTTTGCTACTAGAGTTTTATCACCAGTTGCTTTTGCTTCTGCCTTAGCATCTAAGACTTTTTTAGCAGCCGCTAAAAGTGCGCTGTCAAATTGAGCTTTTGCTTCTGATTCCATTCTTCTAAATTTATTTTGAAGAACTTCTAGTTTTTCTTGATATTCATAATAAGCTTTAGCTTCTGCTGGTGCTTCAAGTAAGTGTGCTTTTTGATAAGCTTCTTCAATAGACTTCTTGCGAAGATTCATATTTTCTAGTGGGAATAGAATATTCTTTCTCACAGTCATATGAGGATAAAGTGCATAGTTTTGGAAAACTAAACCAATTCCTCTTTTTTCAGGTGTTAATTCGGTTACGTCCTCGTCACCGAAGAAGATTCTACCTTCTGTTGGATAGAGTAAACCAGAAATCATATAAAGTGTTGTTGATTTACCGCAACCTGAAGGTCCTAAAAGACCAACCAGTTTTCCTGATGGGATTACAATGTCTAAATTTGAAACTGCGCGTGTTTCAGTTTTAGCTTTTGGATCCGCGAATACCTTGGTTAATCCTTCTAACTTAATTTGCATATTGCCTTGCTCCTTAGTATATTTTTTTGTTCTTTGTCAATAACATAAAAAAAGCCCACAACAATGGACTAATCTGAGACTAAAAAAGAAACGTATGTTTCGTTGGTATCGTTTAATTGAATTAAATTGAAGCTAATCATCATTAGTTTCATATAAATCCAGTTTCCTCCAACTTCACATATCATTATATGATAAAGCCTTCCCAAATACAAGTATAGACGACCTCTTTACATGTTTTAATTTTTTACAAAATTAGCAAAAAAGTTTCTCATCTGTTGTTTATCATTAATTTTTCCAAGTCTTCAGGAAAGAAAAAAGTGTGCATAATTGCACACTCATTAGAATTCTAAATTTTTTGGTGTTCTTGGGAATGGGATGACGTCTCTGATGTTTTCAACACCTGTTAGATAAATTAATAAACGTTCAAATCCTAGACCAAATCCTGAGTGGACACAACCACCATATCTGCGTAAATCTAGGTACCAATCGAGGTCTTTTTTAGGAATATGCATCTCTTCCATGCGTTTTTCTAGTAAATCTAAGCGTTCTTCGCGTTGAGAACCACCAACAAGTTCACCACTACCAGCAACAATTAAGTCAACAGCAGCTACTGTTTCATTGTCGTCATTCAATCTCATATAGAAGGCTTTAATGTCTTTTGGCCAGTTAGTTACAAATACTGGAGTGCCGAAATGTTTTTCTGTTAAATACTTCTCGTGTTCTTTAGCTAAATCTCTGCCATGAGCTGGTTTATTTTCAAATTTTACACCAGCATTTAGTAAAATATCGATTGCTTCTTTATGTGTAATTTTGGTAAATTCTGAGTTTAAGACGTGATTGAGTTTATTTAAAAGTCCATTTTCAACAAACTTATCAAAGAATGCCATTTCTTCTGGGGCATGTTTTAATACATATGAAATGACATATTTAACCATGCTTTCAATCATTTCCATATTACCTGCTAGATCTGTGAATGCCATTTCTGGTTCAATCATCCAAAACTCTGACGCGTGAGTCATTGTATTGGAGTTTTCAGCACGGAAAGTTGGCCCAAATGTATAGATGTTTCTAAATGCCATGGCATAAGCTTCACCTTCAAGTTGACCTGTAACTGTAAGGTTAGCCGCTTTACCAAAGAAGTCTTTTGAATAATCGATTTCACCATCTTCTGTACGTGGTAATTTGTCTAAATTTAAAGTAGTCACTTTAAACATTTCACCTGCACCTTCACCATCGTTTGCAGTGATGATTGGTGTGTTGACATAAACAAAGTCTTGTTCTTGGAAAAATCTATGGATTGCATAAGCAGTTAAGCTTCTAATTCTAAATACTGCAGAGAATAGATTTGTTCTTGGACGTAGATGTGCAACTTCTCTTAAGAATTCTCTTGTATGGCGTTTTGGTTGAATTGGATATGTTTCATCAGCTCCACCTAAAAGTTCGACTTCTTTAGCTTTAATTTCAAAAGGTTGGCTACGTTCTGGTGTTAATTCGAGTGTTCCAATAACTTTGATTGATGAACCAACCGTTAAACGTGTTACTTGTTCAAAGTCTTTTGTTTTTTCTCTTTCATATACAACTTGAATAGTTTCAAAGAAACTACCATCATTTAGATTAATAAATCCGAATTCTTTTTGATCGCGGTGATTTCTAATCCAACCTTGTAAAACAATTTCTTGATTTGCAAATGAAGCTGGATCTTTATATATTTGTCTAATTGTTAATTCCATGTTAACCTCCTAAAAAATAAAATCCTTAGACTGAAAAATTAGTCTAAGGACGAATTATATATTCCGTGGTACCACCTTAGTTCCGGTTGCCCGGCACTCTTTAAACTTTTTAACGCAAGTTACACGTACAGTTCTACTCATCTTTATGACTTTCTTCTGTCTCTCAAAGGGTTGTTCATATACTTTGATTGTTAATTTTCACCAGCCATTAACTCTCTTTAAATCTTTCGTATATTACTCGACTTCTCTACGATTTAGTTTGATTATATCAAATTATTAATATTTATCAATGATAGATTCATCTTTTAACTGATCAAAATCAGACTTTTCGATTTGATAAACCTTTTTATTTAAGCGTTCCATTGGTTTTTCTAAATCATCCGCTACTTTGTTCATCTTATCAATTGCTTTTTTAACTTCATCCCAACGTTCAAAGAATAACCTAAAGTCTTTATATAAACCTTCAAGTTCTTTTAACATGCGTTCAGCGTTTTTCTCTCTATCAATATTTGATGCAATCACAATAATCATTGTCAGCATATAGACAAGTGTTGTTGGTGATGTAATCCAAACCAATCTTTTTTGAGCAAATTCAATTAAATCTGGGTATTTTGCATGAATTTCTGCAAAGACAGATTCAGACGGAATAAACATGATTGCTTGGTCTGCTGTTTCACCTTTTAAAATGTATTTAGAACTAATATCATCAATATGCTTTTTAATGTTTGTTTTAAAGTCTTTTTGAGCTTGGTTTCTTTCATCTTGTGAGGCTTTATCATCATTCATTAACAAATAGTTTTCTAAACTGAATTTAGAGTCGATTGGAATGTTACCCACACCTTCAGGACCATAGATAATCGCATCCACCATGGTGCCGTTTGAAAGTTTCTTTTGTTGTTCATATAAGACTTTATTACCTTCACCAAAAACATTATTTAAAATATTGTAAAGTTGTGCTTCACCATAGAGGCCGCGCAACTTTTTATCTGATAAGAGTCCGGATAATTCATCTACATTCGTTGATAATTTCTCTATATTCTTTTGTGTTGTATCAATAACTGTTAATCGCTCCTTGATGCCATTGAATAATTCTTGCGTCGTTTTGAATCCTTCAGTTAATCGACGTTCAACTTTTTCATTGATTGAGGTCACATCTGTGGTTACTTTATGTGTTAAGTAATCTTTAAATTTGTCGAGTTCGTCTTTAATTTCACCTTTAGATTTCGCATTAACAAGTTCTAATTCCTTAGCAAATTCATTTCTTAAATGCTCAATTTTAGTGACAAGTTCTTGTTGATATCTTATACGTGCTTCATCATCAGTTGATTTAGGCTTTTTGACAAGTAAAAAAATCAGTACACCCATTAGAATGAGCACTAACACCAATACAGCCGATAAAATAATTAATGTTGTTTCCATAATTGATCCTCCATTATTTAATCGAGGTAATATACATGGATTGTAAATGAACCATCTTCATCGAAAATTGTTTCTTTATAAATCGTAATGTAGACATCATCTGAAAGTAAAATATCATAGTCAGATGGGATAAATCCATCCGGGTCTAAGTTATAGCTTTCTCCATTTACAGATGTCACAGAGCTGTAAGCTCTTGTTACCAAATCAGTACAATAAAACTTATATTCCGTATCAAATATAAATAAATAATTATATAAACCACGATCAACTTTGTCTTCAACATAACCTACTGCTTGATCAATATCATCTTGAATGGTATTTACATCATTAAATTTTGGTCTAACAGCAAAAATTTCAGGACGATAATATTTACCATAGTATGGGTATTCTGCATGATTTTCATTTCGATATGGTCGCATCCAATAATTATATGTTTTTTGAGCAGAGACCCCATATATATTTTCCTCATCATATCCTCTATGCGTGATGACATTAAACATTGTTTCTAAATTAAGAAGTCCGTTTGATGTCATACCTGTTGATTGTAAAATTGTATTATTCTTACCAACTAATGCAGCGTGTCCACCCAACCAGAAAGATAGCATTTGATGCACAACAGGTACATATGGGAATGGTGATTCAAATGCTAAAAGAATATCCCCTTCAAGTCCTGGGTTCATTCTTTCCTCATCATAGAACACATCTCTTGTGTCTTGAAGTTCATAATCATGTACTCTTTGTACCTTATGATAAACATATTTATCACCGTTTGAATGCATGATAGTTTCTTCTTCATAAGCACGTGATTTGAACTCTTCTAATTTTTCATTCTTCTTATGATTTTCATAGGTCGATACACCAATTGAATACATAAAGAAAAAGAGTGCTATATATAAAATTAACTTGAGTATTTTTCTACCAATTTTTCTTTTTTTCATACTGATATTATAGCATTTAAAGAATATTACATATCCTTTATACCTTTCTCGTTCTTGATACTATTATACGATAATACCAAAAGAATTTATGAGAAAGAAAAAGTGGAACATTTTGTCCCACTTAATTTTTTTATTTTCTTTTTGGTTTGATGATGATTGCACGTTCGTCGCCTTCACCTTCTGATTCGGTTTCAACATCACGCCATTCAGCTAATTTAGCATGAATGATGCGACGATCAAAAGCATTCATTGGGTCAAGTTTAACTGCAATTCTTGTTCTTGCAACATCTTTAGCAGTTTTAGTTGCTAAAATTTCAAGTTGTTTTTTACGATTCTCATGATAATTTCCAATATCTAATGTAACTAAAATTGGATCTTTTGAGAATGATGCTAAATGATTTCTTAATAAAGTTTGTAGGGCAAGTAATGTTCTACCATCTTTACCAATTAATAGTGCATTTTCTGATGTTTGTAGTCGGTAATAGATTTCATTTGGATTATGTGATCTAAATTCCATCTTGCAATCAATACCAAGTGCAGAAACAATACCCTCTAAATAGATTTTACCTTCGGTAGTTAAGTCAATTTTAGGGGTTGCTTTAAATGTAGTTGTTGCACCAACACCGAGAAATCCCTTTTTCTCTTTGACAATTTCAAGTTCGATTTTGTCTTCTGCGATCTTTAACAATTCAGACGCTTTTTTAAGTGCTTCTTGTTGAGTCTTAGCTTCAATTTCAACTTGTTTTAACATAGTTTTTACCCCCTATTTAAACGATTGAATGTTGATTCTTTAACTTGTTGTGTTTTCTTTCAGATAACTTACGGTTAATTAATGATTGACCGATTGAGTAAATGTTACCTACAACCCAGTAGAATCCTAACGCGTTAATTGATGAGAATGTTGTAATTGTCATCATAGCAATCATAACCATTGATACGGTTTTCATTGTTTTTTCAGTTTGCATTTGTTGTTCATTTTTAACTTGTGTACCAGTGTTTTTAGCATAAGATGGTTTTTTAGCTGAAATCTTTTGTAATAACCACATTGTTAAACCAACAATTGCAGCAAGTACATAACTCCATACATCTGTTACACCACCTACTGATGCTAAATCTAATGTACCAAAGAATAATTTACTGTTTGAAATTGCTCCTGTATACATACCACCTGGTTGAGTGATTCTATAAACAACTTGGAACATTGCAAGGAAGATTGGCATTTGGAAGAATGGTGTGAAGCAACCTAAGATTGAAATACCATACTTCTTATAGATAGCCATCATTTCGATTTGCATCTTTTGTTGGCTTGCTGGATCTTTCTTTAATGCATATTTGTTTTGAAGTTTATTCATTTCAGGTTGTGCAAGTGCCATTTTCATTGACATATCGTTTGCTCTAGCATAAATTGGCCATGCAATTGTACGTACGATAATGGTTGCAAAGAAGATGCCAACAGCATAGCTATTAAAGAATAGTCCTGCAAAGAATTGCATAATAAATGAGATAGGAATAATTAAAATCCAGTCCCAAATATAACCTAGGAATGTATTTTCCATCTCAGTTGAGATTGGTAATTGATTATCAATTGGTTTAACTGTATTGTTTCTTACAACAATTGTTGTTTCTTTAGCATCATCAAATTTAATTGTAAATACATTTAATGATGACATTTTCTTAATATTTTGTTCATAGCCTTCAGGTTGAGCAGCTTCAAAATATGATACTGCATCTTCAACTACAACATCTTCTGAACTTTCGGCATCGAAATTAGCTGATAAAACAGAAATTCCATTTAAATCAATCTTATTCATGATAGTTGTCCAATATAATTTTGTTACATTAGCTAACTTTTCTGAATCTGAATCGATACCATATGTTGCTGATACTGCTCTAACTGCGACTGCGCTTGGATCAATTGCAGCTGCATCATACATATATACATTATAAGTAGCAGTGAAATTTTGGTGTGTAATTGTTACTTTGAAAATATTATCTTCTAAATCTGTGATCACTGAAGTAAATTCAGTTGCTTCAATTTTTGTTGCTGTTTGATTGTCGTTAATAACGAATACTTCATAATCACTATTTGAAACAATAGGTTTACCATTTGCTGATTCAGTTGTTGTATAAACAATTTTATTTGGTGAAACAAATAAGTCAGTTTTGTTTACAGATTGCTGACAAGCAACTAGAATAA
Coding sequences within:
- a CDS encoding carbohydrate ABC transporter permease, with the protein product MLDYKKDRIAWLYLAIPLFLLIVFTFYPLVKTVLISLFTQYNSLTDDFGKFFDLMAYQHVLGDRFFLGALGNTMIIVFVSVPISTILAILIAVALNSIKPLQKVFQTIFFIPYVTNTLAIGMVFSVMFTHSSVQGLLPEGLVNTIFNLNLDWVGESAPFERWMFVVLLYNIWNALPFKILVFIGGLQSISKQYYDAAKIDAAPKNRVLTKITIPLLSPLISYIVITSFIGSFKTYESVLAVAAKPGKSLDFDRLTVVAYVYDKIDKIGMDEINFVSHYSKAAAAAVILFAIILIFTVVNLYVSKKRVHY
- a CDS encoding ABC transporter ATP-binding protein, with amino-acid sequence MQIKLEGLTKVFADPKAKTETRAVSNLDIVIPSGKLVGLLGPSGCGKSTTLYMISGLLYPTEGRIFFGDEDVTELTPEKRGIGLVFQNYALYPHMTVRKNILFPLENMNLRKKSIEEAYQKAHLLEAPAEAKAYYEYQEKLEVLQNKFRRMESEAKAQFDSALLAAAKKVLDAKAEAKATGDKTLVANAKTAYKAEVLEIKANHKSKIAQFEVDYALAKQEITPEGLDTLLKTIQAKYNAVEAKFNEDKKEIVAKVVAEETDPIKRKAKIQVKLDAMMPESVKLVHEAKSKNYKKYMNEQAIEMAKLVGIEDQLDKKPAQLSGGQQQRVAIARALVKKPKVLLLDEPLSNLDARLRLQTREEIKRIQKETGITTVFVTHDQEEAMSISDEIILMNFGEEQQKGQPQEVYDQPENLFVAKFLGTPPINLYNATLDGTKVMIDGKAVFESAKLKDSNAKEVVVGVRPEGYELAEDGKLTVDALFVETIGRDLALVSSHKNAISESMRIILNNDEVNLNGKKTVNFNLKPRKTFIFDKETGRRIA
- the asnS gene encoding asparagine--tRNA ligase; this translates as MELTIRQIYKDPASFANQEIVLQGWIRNHRDQKEFGFINLNDGSFFETIQVVYEREKTKDFEQVTRLTVGSSIKVIGTLELTPERSQPFEIKAKEVELLGGADETYPIQPKRHTREFLREVAHLRPRTNLFSAVFRIRSLTAYAIHRFFQEQDFVYVNTPIITANDGEGAGEMFKVTTLNLDKLPRTEDGEIDYSKDFFGKAANLTVTGQLEGEAYAMAFRNIYTFGPTFRAENSNTMTHASEFWMIEPEMAFTDLAGNMEMIESMVKYVISYVLKHAPEEMAFFDKFVENGLLNKLNHVLNSEFTKITHKEAIDILLNAGVKFENKPAHGRDLAKEHEKYLTEKHFGTPVFVTNWPKDIKAFYMRLNDDNETVAAVDLIVAGSGELVGGSQREERLDLLEKRMEEMHIPKKDLDWYLDLRRYGGCVHSGFGLGFERLLIYLTGVENIRDVIPFPRTPKNLEF
- a CDS encoding DNA recombination protein RmuC; this translates as METTLIILSAVLVLVLILMGVLIFLLVKKPKSTDDEARIRYQQELVTKIEHLRNEFAKELELVNAKSKGEIKDELDKFKDYLTHKVTTDVTSINEKVERRLTEGFKTTQELFNGIKERLTVIDTTQKNIEKLSTNVDELSGLLSDKKLRGLYGEAQLYNILNNVFGEGNKVLYEQQKKLSNGTMVDAIIYGPEGVGNIPIDSKFSLENYLLMNDDKASQDERNQAQKDFKTNIKKHIDDISSKYILKGETADQAIMFIPSESVFAEIHAKYPDLIEFAQKRLVWITSPTTLVYMLTMIIVIASNIDREKNAERMLKELEGLYKDFRLFFERWDEVKKAIDKMNKVADDLEKPMERLNKKVYQIEKSDFDQLKDESIIDKY
- the jag gene encoding RNA-binding cell elongation regulator Jag/EloR, producing MLKQVEIEAKTQQEALKKASELLKIAEDKIELEIVKEKKGFLGVGATTTFKATPKIDLTTEGKIYLEGIVSALGIDCKMEFRSHNPNEIYYRLQTSENALLIGKDGRTLLALQTLLRNHLASFSKDPILVTLDIGNYHENRKKQLEILATKTAKDVARTRIAVKLDPMNAFDRRIIHAKLAEWRDVETESEGEGDERAIIIKPKRK
- a CDS encoding YidC/Oxa1 family membrane protein insertase gives rise to the protein MRKFLALLTVLALGFILVACQQSVNKTDLFVSPNKIVYTTTESANGKPIVSNSDYEVFVINDNQTATKIEATEFTSVITDLEDNIFKVTITHQNFTATYNVYMYDAAAIDPSAVAVRAVSATYGIDSDSEKLANVTKLYWTTIMNKIDLNGISVLSANFDAESSEDVVVEDAVSYFEAAQPEGYEQNIKKMSSLNVFTIKFDDAKETTIVVRNNTVKPIDNQLPISTEMENTFLGYIWDWILIIPISFIMQFFAGLFFNSYAVGIFFATIIVRTIAWPIYARANDMSMKMALAQPEMNKLQNKYALKKDPASQQKMQIEMMAIYKKYGISILGCFTPFFQMPIFLAMFQVVYRITQPGGMYTGAISNSKLFFGTLDLASVGGVTDVWSYVLAAIVGLTMWLLQKISAKKPSYAKNTGTQVKNEQQMQTEKTMKTVSMVMIAMMTITTFSSINALGFYWVVGNIYSIGQSLINRKLSERKHNKLKNQHSIV